The proteins below come from a single Mugil cephalus isolate CIBA_MC_2020 chromosome 7, CIBA_Mcephalus_1.1, whole genome shotgun sequence genomic window:
- the rpl5a gene encoding 60S ribosomal protein L5a: MHIYVVFNNQTKPRLTKSELQRVSKAWSPCGCCCPLSVGLCAVFSSGAAGGAGAGKGHNVRSLPHPGHRYRVRVEEELNHPKMGFVKVVKNKAYFKRYEVKFRRRREGKTDYFARKRLVVQDKNKYNTPKYRMIVRFSNRDICCQIAYAKIEGDQIVCAAYSHELPKYGIAVGLTNYAAAYCTGLLLARRLLHKFGMDQVYEGQVEVTGDEFNVESVDGKPSAFTCYLDAGLARTTTGNKVFGALKGAVDGGLAIPHSLKRFPGYDTESKEFNAEVHRKHILGMNVADYMSYLMEEDEDAYKKQFSRFIKNGVTPDTVEEMYKKAHAAIRANPVHVKKPKKDVKKKRWNRAKLSLAQRKDRVAQKKASFLRAQEQEAGDG, from the exons ATgcatatttatgttgtttttaacaaTCAAACGAAACCCCGCTTGACTAAATCAGAGTTGCAGAGAGTGAGTAAAGCCTGGAGCCcttgtggctgctgctgccctctGTCTGTCGGGCTGTGTGCGGTGTTCTCCTCCGgggcagcagggggcgctggGGCTGGAAAAGGCCACAACGTCAGGAGTCTTCCGCATCCTGGACACCGCTACAGAGTCCGGGTAGAAGAGGAGTTAAATCACCCCAAAATG GGTTTCGTTAAAGTGGTGAAGAACAAGGCCTACTTCAAGAGATATGAAGTCAAATTCAGAAGGAGGAGAG AGGGAAAAACCGACTACTTTGCTCGCAAGCGCCTGGTTGTTCAGGACAAGAACAAGTACAACACTCCTAAATACAGGATGATCGTCAGGTTCTCCAACAGGGACATCTGCTGCCAG ATCGCCTATGCAAAGATTGAAGGAGACCAGATTGTGTGTGCTGCTTATTCTCATGAGCTGCCCAAATATGGCATTGCCGTAGGCCTCACAAACTACGCTGCGGCCTACTGCACGGGGCTGCTGCTGGCCCGCCGG TTGCTGCACAAGTTTGGGATGGACCAGGTGTACGAGGGCCAAGTGGAGGTGACGGGCGACGAGTTCAATGTGGAGAGTGTGGACGGCAAACCGAGCGCCTTCACCTGCTACCTGGACGCGGGTCTAGCCAGAACCACCACAGGGAACAAGGTGTTTGGAGCGTTGAAGGGGGCGGTCGACGGAGGACTGGCCATTCCTCACAG TCTAAAGCGCTTCCCCGGCTATGACACAGAGAGCAAAGAGTTCAACGCAGAGGTGCACCGCAAACACATCCTGGGCATGAATGTGGCCGATTACATGTCCTACctgatggaggaggacgaggacgccTACAAGAAACAGTTCTCTCGCTTCATCAAGAACGGAGTCACGCCAGACACA gtagaagaaatgtacaaaaaagcCCACGCTGCCATCAGAGCAAACCCCGTACACGTAAAGAAACCCAAAAAAGACGTCAAGAAGAAGAG GTGGAATCGCGCCAAGTTATCTCTGGCACAGAGAAAGGATCGCGTCGCCCAGAAAAAGGCCAGCTTCTTACGAGCACAAGAACAAGAAGCAGGGGACGGTTAG
- the dipk1aa gene encoding divergent protein kinase domain 1A — protein MAKGLFPRAWVKKSFYFQARISFVRVKYLFLTWLTVLVGSWVLYVQYSAYTELCRGHECKNSICDKYRRGIIDGSACSSLCDKETLYMTRCLSTQSNNQVYTGSWGDHDGIIRCKLGEVVHYELGEEPEPRREAPVFDKPTRGTSVEKFREMVFTHLKSKLGEQTSNLASLVSQILSVTDGNRDGRVSLPEARSMWALLQMDEVLLGLLLQDRGHTPRLLGYCGDLYMTERIPYGPLYGLSLPWPLVSWVPSGVQRTMDQWFTPSWPRKAKISMGLLELVEDIFHGTYGSFLICDLAAAHFGYTDRHELRLTNTHAVVPEDEFRRTMRVLKCETDADCVYGADCQTSCDLTEKRCREEPAQPNLAKACGTLKDYLLRGAPSGMREELERQLYACMALKGNAGQMNMEHSLILNNLKALLWRQISHTKDS, from the exons GCTCGGATCTCCTTTGTGCGGGTGAAGTACCTGTTCCTAACATGGTTGACTGTGCTGGTGGGGAGCTGGGTGCTCTACGTGCAATACTCTGCCTACACAGAACTGTGCCGAGGGCATGAGTGCAAGAACTCCATT TGCGATAAATACAGGAGGGGAATCATCGATGGGTCTGCCTGCAGCAGTTTGTGTGACAAAGAAACTCTCTACATGACCAGGTGTCTGTCAACACAGTCAAATAACCAG GTGTACACAGGAAGCTGGGGAGACCACGATGGGATCATCCGCTGTAAGCTGGGCGAGGTTGTGCACTACGAGCTGGGTGAGGAACCAGAACCACGGAGGGAGGCCCCGGTGTTCGACAAGCCTACAAGAGGCACCTCAGTGGAGAAGTTCAGAGAGATGGTCTTCACTCACCTCAAG TCCAAGCTTGGAGAGCAGACCTCGAACCTCGCCAGCCTGGTCAGCCAGATACTCTCTGTCACCGATGGCAACAGGGATGGACGGGTATCGCTGCCAGAAGCCCGCTCTATGTGGGCCCTCCTGCAAATGGACGAG GTGCTGCTCGGCCTGCTGCTCCAGGACCGTGGACACACTCCTCGCCTACTTGGCTACTGCGGAGACCTGTATATGACGGAGCGTATCCCCTATGGACCACTGTATGGGTTATCTCTACCCTGGCCACTTGTGTCCTGGGTGCCTAGCGGTGTGCAGCGCACTATGGACCAGTGGTTCACCCCTTCCTGGCCTCGCAAGGCTAAGATCTCCATGGGCCTGCTGGAGCTTGTGGAAGACATTTTCCACGGAACCTACGGCAGCTTCCTGATCTGTGACCTTGCCGCAGCGCACTTTGGTTACACCGACCGCCATGAGCTCCGTCTGACTAACACTCACGCTGTGGTTCCTGAGGACGAGTTCAGGCGTACCATGCGAGTACTGAAGTGTGAGACGGACGCCGACTGTGTTTACGGGGCGGACTGCCAGACGTCATGTGACTTGACGGAGAAACGGTGCAGGGAGGAGCCGGCACAACCAAATCTGGCAAAAGCCTGCGGTACTCTGAAGGACTACCTGCTGCGCGGGGCGCCGTCGGGGATGAGAGAGGAACTCGAGAGGCAGCTGTATGCCTGCATGGCTCTCAAAGGTAATGCTGGACAGATGAACATGGAGCACTCACTCATTCTCAACAACCTGAAAGCACTGCTGTGGAGACAGATCTCGCACACAAAGGACTCATGA